A single region of the Prevotella sp. HUN102 genome encodes:
- the rny gene encoding ribonuclease Y, giving the protein MNIGLAIAIAVAALIVGCVGGYFLFRYIINGKYSEAMEKAEKEAEVLKEKKLLEVKEKFLNKKNELEKEVQQRNQKIQQSENRLKQRELSLNQRQDEIGRRKQEIEQQQQRIENDKKLLQVKQQELDKMQDQERAKLEELSGLSAEEAKSRLVESLKDQARLDAASYINEIVDEAKLNANQQAKKIVVQTIQRVATETAIENSVSVFHIDSDEVKGRIIGREGRNIRALEAATGVEIVVDDTPEAIVISAFDPVRREICRLALHQLVADGRIHPARIEEVVAKVKKQLDSEIIETGKRTAIDLGIHGLHPELIRIVGKMKYRSSYGQNLLQHARETANLCAVMASELGLNPKKAKRAGLLHDIGKVPDEETELPHALYGGKIAEKFKEKPEICNAIAAHHDEIEMTSLLAPIVQVCDAISGARPGARREIVEAYIKRLNDLEAIAMSYPGVTKTYAIQAGRELRVIVGADRMDDAESEKLSTEIAEKIQNEMTYPGQVKITVIRETRSVSYAK; this is encoded by the coding sequence ATGAATATTGGATTAGCAATAGCTATTGCCGTAGCAGCCCTTATAGTAGGATGTGTCGGTGGATACTTTTTGTTTCGTTATATCATAAATGGTAAATACAGCGAGGCAATGGAAAAGGCTGAGAAAGAAGCTGAAGTTTTGAAAGAAAAGAAACTCTTGGAAGTTAAGGAAAAGTTCCTCAACAAGAAGAACGAATTGGAGAAAGAGGTTCAGCAGCGTAATCAGAAGATTCAGCAAAGTGAGAACCGTCTGAAGCAGCGTGAGCTTTCCTTGAATCAGCGTCAGGACGAAATAGGCCGTCGTAAACAGGAAATTGAGCAGCAGCAGCAGCGAATAGAAAACGACAAGAAACTTCTTCAGGTTAAGCAGCAGGAGCTTGACAAGATGCAGGATCAGGAACGTGCAAAGCTGGAAGAACTTTCAGGGCTTAGTGCTGAAGAGGCGAAGAGCCGTCTCGTAGAAAGTCTTAAGGATCAGGCAAGGCTCGATGCGGCTTCATATATCAATGAAATCGTAGACGAGGCTAAGTTGAACGCAAATCAGCAGGCAAAGAAGATTGTCGTTCAGACCATTCAGCGCGTCGCTACCGAAACTGCAATCGAGAACTCTGTAAGCGTTTTCCATATTGACAGCGACGAGGTTAAGGGTAGAATTATCGGCCGTGAAGGACGTAATATCCGTGCCTTGGAGGCTGCAACTGGTGTTGAAATCGTTGTTGATGACACTCCGGAAGCTATCGTTATCTCTGCATTCGACCCTGTGCGCCGTGAAATCTGCCGTTTGGCTTTGCATCAGTTGGTTGCAGACGGACGTATTCATCCGGCAAGAATCGAAGAAGTCGTTGCCAAAGTAAAGAAGCAGCTCGACAGCGAAATCATTGAAACAGGTAAGCGCACCGCCATTGACCTTGGCATTCACGGCTTGCATCCTGAGTTGATTCGTATTGTCGGCAAGATGAAATACCGTTCTTCATACGGTCAGAACCTGTTGCAGCACGCTCGTGAAACCGCTAATCTCTGTGCAGTGATGGCGAGCGAATTGGGCTTGAACCCCAAGAAGGCAAAGCGAGCAGGGCTTTTGCACGATATTGGTAAGGTGCCAGATGAGGAGACCGAACTTCCACACGCATTGTATGGTGGCAAGATTGCGGAGAAATTCAAGGAAAAGCCTGAAATCTGCAATGCGATTGCAGCCCACCACGATGAAATAGAAATGACCAGTCTGTTAGCTCCAATCGTTCAGGTCTGCGATGCTATCTCTGGTGCGCGCCCCGGTGCGCGTCGCGAAATCGTAGAGGCCTACATCAAGCGTCTGAATGATTTGGAGGCAATTGCAATGAGCTATCCGGGCGTAACCAAGACTTATGCAATTCAGGCAGGTCGCGAATTGCGTGTAATCGTTGGCGCAGACCGTATGGACGATGCAGAGAGCGAAAAGCTGAGTACCGAAATCGCAGAGAAGATTCAGAATGAAATGACTTACCCCGGACAGGTAAAAATCACTGTGATTCGCGAAACCCGAAGCGTATCTTACGCAAAGTAA